One window of the Haloarcula halobia genome contains the following:
- a CDS encoding DUF2073 domain-containing protein: MAEVKDPSDGVQIDLISGERMDGLTSMEKIRTILDGVRDGNIVILEEGLSPDEESRLIEVTMTEISPDEFNGIEIETYPKSETKDASILDRIMGKESAKKLTVIGPANQIETLHKDETLISALVSRK; encoded by the coding sequence ATGGCAGAAGTCAAAGACCCAAGCGACGGCGTCCAGATCGACCTCATCAGCGGCGAACGCATGGACGGGCTCACGTCCATGGAGAAGATCCGGACCATCTTGGACGGCGTCCGCGACGGCAACATCGTCATCTTAGAGGAGGGACTCTCCCCGGACGAGGAGTCCCGGCTCATCGAGGTGACGATGACCGAGATCAGCCCCGACGAGTTCAACGGCATCGAGATCGAGACCTACCCGAAATCCGAGACGAAAGACGCGAGCATCTTAGACCGCATCATGGGCAAGGAGTCGGCAAAGAAACTCACGGTCATCGGCCCCGCCAACCAGATCGAGACGCTCCACAAGGACGAAACCCTCATCAGCGCGCTCGTCTCCAGGAAATAA
- a CDS encoding DEAD/DEAH box helicase, whose protein sequence is MATTDAESGGEHLDRPLVTPGFLENRRYQVELAATASRDHALVCLPTGLGKTTVSLLVTAERLSTVGGKALLLAPTKPLVQQHAEFYREALEVDADDVVVFTGEVRPDDRAELWADARVVIATPQVVENDLVGNRISLAPVTHCTFDECHRATGDYAYNYIAERYHADAENPLVTGMSASPGDDEEAILEVCENLGLSEVAVMTEDDADVAEYTHDTSVEWKRVELPEVVLEIRDAINEVVAERLEKLRDLGVTRKTSPDISEREIQGMQAELRQLMDNDQSEGYQGMSLLAEIRKLRTAVTYVETQSVESLIRYFERLKEAARTSGASKADQRLVSEPKIREAMRKANSYDDLHPKFRQTRMLLAETLGIENGERIIVFTESRDTAETLVEFLSGHFDVEKFVGQSDTDGSEGMTQTQQQDTLDRFRAGEFEVLVSTSVAEEGLDVPEVDLVLFYEPVPTAIRAIQRKGRTGRQAEGQVVVLLAEDTRDEAYFWKARNDQKRMQDELQELKGVAGELEAKLDQTALDEYDEESAADDESGDEGAGSPPETGGGRDPDPVAGDGQAGLDAFAPADDGADDAAGDEAADDPEGPVAKPESDAGAVEIVADQRELDSTIARDLSTREGIETRLETLAVGDYVLSDRVVVERKTVADFLDTLTGGDRSMFEQVGDAARHYARPVVVIEGEDLYGARNVHHRAIQGALASLAVDFGASVLRTSDEAETADLLAVVAEREQDVSEREVSVHGEKQSKTLPEQQEYVVASIGEVGPVTARSLLEHFGSVEAVMTATKEDLMEVAGVGEVTADRVREVVGGTYGE, encoded by the coding sequence ATGGCGACCACCGACGCCGAGTCCGGTGGCGAACACCTCGACCGCCCGCTGGTGACGCCGGGGTTCCTCGAGAACCGGCGATACCAGGTCGAACTGGCCGCGACGGCGAGCCGGGACCACGCGCTCGTCTGTCTCCCGACCGGACTCGGCAAGACCACCGTCTCGCTGCTGGTGACCGCCGAGCGGCTGTCGACCGTCGGCGGGAAGGCGCTCCTGCTTGCCCCGACGAAGCCGCTGGTCCAGCAACACGCCGAGTTCTACCGCGAGGCCCTCGAGGTCGACGCCGACGACGTCGTCGTCTTCACCGGCGAGGTCCGCCCGGACGACCGCGCCGAACTGTGGGCGGACGCCCGCGTCGTCATCGCGACCCCGCAGGTCGTCGAGAACGACCTCGTGGGCAACCGCATCTCGCTCGCCCCGGTCACGCATTGCACCTTCGACGAGTGTCACCGTGCGACCGGCGACTACGCCTACAACTACATCGCCGAGCGCTACCACGCCGACGCCGAGAACCCGCTGGTGACCGGGATGAGCGCCTCGCCCGGCGACGACGAGGAAGCGATTCTGGAGGTGTGTGAGAACCTCGGGCTCTCGGAGGTGGCGGTGATGACCGAAGACGACGCCGACGTCGCCGAGTACACCCACGACACGAGCGTCGAGTGGAAGCGCGTCGAGCTCCCCGAAGTCGTCCTCGAGATACGCGACGCCATCAACGAGGTGGTCGCGGAGCGACTCGAGAAGCTGCGCGACCTGGGCGTGACCCGCAAGACCTCGCCGGACATCTCCGAGCGCGAGATACAGGGGATGCAAGCCGAGTTGCGACAGCTGATGGACAACGACCAGAGCGAGGGGTACCAGGGGATGAGCCTGCTCGCCGAGATCCGCAAGCTCCGGACCGCCGTGACCTACGTCGAGACCCAGAGCGTCGAGTCGCTGATCCGGTACTTCGAGCGTCTGAAGGAGGCCGCCCGCACCTCCGGCGCGTCGAAGGCCGACCAGCGACTCGTCTCGGAGCCGAAGATTCGCGAGGCGATGCGCAAAGCGAACAGCTACGACGACCTGCACCCGAAGTTCCGCCAGACCCGAATGTTGCTCGCCGAGACGCTGGGCATCGAGAACGGCGAGCGCATCATCGTCTTCACCGAGTCCCGGGACACCGCCGAGACGCTCGTGGAGTTCCTCTCGGGACACTTCGACGTCGAGAAGTTCGTCGGCCAGAGCGACACCGACGGCAGCGAGGGGATGACCCAGACCCAGCAACAGGACACGCTGGACCGCTTCCGGGCCGGCGAGTTCGAGGTGCTGGTCTCGACCTCCGTCGCCGAGGAGGGGCTGGACGTCCCCGAGGTCGACCTCGTGCTCTTCTATGAACCCGTTCCGACCGCCATCCGGGCCATCCAGCGCAAGGGCCGGACCGGGCGACAGGCCGAAGGTCAGGTCGTCGTCCTCCTGGCCGAGGACACCCGCGACGAGGCGTACTTCTGGAAGGCCCGGAACGACCAGAAGCGGATGCAAGACGAACTCCAGGAGCTCAAGGGCGTCGCCGGCGAACTCGAAGCAAAACTGGACCAGACCGCCCTCGACGAGTACGACGAGGAGAGCGCCGCGGACGACGAATCGGGCGACGAGGGGGCGGGGAGTCCACCCGAAACGGGGGGTGGACGGGACCCTGATCCGGTGGCCGGGGACGGCCAGGCGGGGCTGGACGCGTTCGCGCCGGCCGACGACGGAGCCGATGACGCCGCCGGGGACGAAGCGGCCGACGACCCCGAGGGTCCCGTCGCGAAGCCCGAGAGCGACGCCGGGGCCGTCGAGATCGTGGCCGACCAGCGCGAACTCGACTCGACCATCGCCCGCGACCTCTCGACGCGCGAGGGCATCGAGACGCGCCTAGAGACCCTGGCCGTCGGGGACTACGTGCTCTCGGACCGCGTGGTCGTCGAGCGAAAGACCGTCGCGGACTTCCTGGATACGCTGACCGGCGGCGACCGCTCGATGTTCGAGCAGGTGGGCGACGCCGCGCGTCACTACGCCCGCCCGGTCGTCGTCATCGAGGGCGAGGACCTCTACGGAGCCCGGAACGTCCACCACCGGGCCATCCAGGGGGCGCTTGCCTCGCTGGCCGTCGACTTCGGCGCGTCGGTCCTCCGGACGAGCGACGAAGCGGAGACTGCCGACCTGCTCGCGGTCGTCGCCGAGCGCGAACAGGACGTCTCCGAGCGCGAGGTGAGTGTCCACGGCGAGAAGCAATCGAAGACCCTGCCCGAGCAACAGGAGTACGTCGTCGCCTCCATCGGCGAGGTCGGCCCGGTCACGGCCCGGAGCCTGCTTGAACACTTCGGGAGCGTCGAGGCGGTGATGACCGCCACGAAGGAGGACCTCATGGAGGTCGCGGGCGTCGGGGAGGTGACCGCCGACCGCGTGCGCGAGGTGGTCGGCGGCACGTACGGCGAGTGA
- a CDS encoding S26 family signal peptidase, whose protein sequence is MVYVTDVISSASAVLLVGLLLFSVSGVWPPLVAIESPSMEPHIDTGDLVFVMDEERFPGPDARHGVTTAADTSTYVRFQGTGDVIVYAPDGNRRATPIIHRAMLWVDRGENWYDRADPSDIGDAKSCAELSNCPAPHAGFITKGDNNARYDQVGSAVISAPVKPEWVVGTAELRVPVLGQIRLRWNQAAARPPNAGSMNATTAGPGAATGFEAGA, encoded by the coding sequence ATGGTGTACGTGACAGACGTCATCAGCAGCGCCAGCGCCGTCCTCCTGGTTGGGCTGTTACTGTTCTCGGTCAGCGGCGTCTGGCCCCCGCTGGTGGCCATCGAGAGCCCGAGCATGGAACCCCACATCGACACGGGCGACCTGGTGTTCGTCATGGACGAAGAGCGCTTCCCCGGGCCGGACGCACGCCACGGCGTGACGACGGCGGCCGACACCAGCACCTACGTCCGGTTCCAGGGGACCGGCGACGTCATCGTCTACGCCCCCGACGGGAACCGGCGGGCGACGCCCATCATCCACCGCGCGATGCTGTGGGTCGACCGGGGCGAGAACTGGTACGACCGCGCCGACCCCAGCGACATCGGGGACGCAAAGAGCTGTGCGGAACTATCGAACTGTCCGGCCCCCCACGCCGGGTTCATCACGAAAGGTGACAACAACGCCCGCTACGACCAGGTCGGGTCGGCCGTCATCAGCGCCCCGGTGAAACCCGAGTGGGTCGTGGGCACCGCGGAACTGCGGGTGCCGGTGCTTGGCCAGATCCGCCTCCGCTGGAATCAGGCGGCCGCCCGCCCGCCGAACGCCGGGTCAATGAATGCGACGACGGCCGGCCCCGGCGCGGCGACGGGGTTCGAAGCGGGAGCCTGA
- a CDS encoding Era-like GTP-binding protein: MGILTNLKDSISRAASTLFSEEDPKRIGIYGPPNAGKTTLANRIARDWTGDAVGPESHVPHETRRARRKENVEIERDGKKVTIDIVDTPGVTTKVDYTEFLEHDMEKEDAVRRSREATEGVAEAMHWLREDVDGVIYVLDSATDPFTQVNTMLIGIIESQDLPVLILANKIDLEDSSVQRIANAYPQHETIPLSALEGDNMDEVYDKIAEYFG, encoded by the coding sequence ATGGGAATACTCACAAACCTCAAAGATAGCATTTCACGGGCAGCATCGACGCTGTTCTCCGAGGAAGACCCCAAGCGAATCGGCATCTACGGGCCGCCGAACGCGGGGAAGACGACGCTCGCGAACCGAATCGCTCGCGACTGGACCGGTGACGCGGTCGGTCCCGAGAGTCACGTCCCCCACGAGACGCGTCGCGCACGTCGCAAGGAGAACGTCGAGATCGAGCGAGACGGGAAGAAAGTCACCATCGACATCGTCGACACGCCCGGCGTGACGACGAAGGTCGACTACACCGAGTTCCTCGAACACGACATGGAGAAAGAGGACGCCGTCCGTCGCTCCCGCGAGGCCACCGAGGGCGTCGCCGAGGCGATGCACTGGCTCCGCGAAGACGTCGACGGCGTCATCTACGTCCTGGACTCGGCGACCGACCCGTTCACCCAGGTCAACACGATGCTCATCGGCATCATCGAGAGCCAGGACCTCCCGGTGCTCATCCTGGCGAACAAGATCGACCTGGAGGACTCGTCGGTCCAGCGCATCGCCAACGCCTACCCACAGCACGAGACCATCCCGCTGTCGGCGCTCGAGGGCGACAACATGGACGAGGTCTACGACAAGATCGCGGAGTACTTCGGGTGA
- the mdh gene encoding malate dehydrogenase, whose product MTKVSVVGAAGTVGAAAGYNIAIRDIADEVVLVDIPDKEEDTVGQAADTNHGIAYDSNTTVRQGGYEDTAGSDVVVITAGIPRQPGQTRIDLAGDNAPIMEDIQSSLDEHNDDYVSLTTSNPVDLLNRHLYEAGDRPREHVIGFGGRLDSARFRYVLAERFDAPVQNVEATILGEHGDAQVPVFSKVRVDGSDPDFSADEREEILADLQESAMDVIERKGATEWGPARGVAHMVEAIVRDTGEVLPASVTLQGEFGHEDTAFGVPVKLGSEGVEEIVEWDLEDYEEELMAEAADKLAEQYDTIA is encoded by the coding sequence ATGACAAAGGTAAGCGTAGTCGGAGCGGCGGGCACCGTCGGTGCCGCTGCGGGCTACAACATCGCGATTCGGGACATCGCCGACGAGGTCGTGCTGGTGGACATTCCGGACAAGGAAGAAGACACCGTCGGCCAGGCGGCCGACACCAACCACGGCATCGCCTACGACTCGAACACGACGGTCCGCCAGGGCGGCTACGAGGACACCGCCGGCTCGGACGTCGTCGTCATCACGGCCGGCATCCCCCGTCAGCCCGGCCAGACCCGCATCGATCTGGCGGGCGACAACGCGCCGATCATGGAGGACATCCAGTCCTCGCTCGACGAGCACAACGACGACTACGTCTCGCTGACGACGTCGAACCCCGTCGACCTGCTCAACCGGCACCTCTACGAGGCCGGTGACCGACCGCGGGAGCACGTCATCGGCTTCGGCGGGCGACTCGACTCGGCGCGGTTCCGCTACGTCCTCGCCGAGCGCTTCGACGCCCCCGTCCAGAACGTCGAGGCGACCATCCTGGGCGAACACGGCGACGCACAGGTCCCGGTCTTCTCGAAGGTCCGCGTCGACGGGAGCGACCCCGACTTTTCGGCCGACGAGCGCGAGGAGATCCTCGCCGATCTGCAGGAGTCCGCGATGGACGTCATCGAGCGCAAGGGGGCCACCGAGTGGGGCCCGGCCCGCGGCGTCGCCCACATGGTCGAGGCCATCGTCCGCGACACCGGCGAGGTCCTGCCGGCGTCGGTCACGCTCCAGGGCGAGTTCGGCCACGAGGACACCGCCTTCGGCGTGCCGGTCAAACTGGGCAGCGAGGGCGTCGAGGAGATCGTCGAGTGGGACCTCGAGGACTACGAGGAAGAGCTGATGGCCGAGGCGGCCGACAAGCTCGCAGAGCAGTACGACACGATAGCGTAA
- a CDS encoding S26 family signal peptidase yields the protein MDGDGGPAGRDDRSGGAAGHLATELASAVVAVCLVGLFLFAVSGVWPPLVAIESASMTPNIETGDMVFVMDEERFPGPDARHGVVTAAAGEQDGYVAFGRPGDVIVFMPDGDASATPIIHRAMLWVDRGENWYDRADPDAVGTATDCAELRNCPAPHAGFVTKGDFNAEYDQAGTTSTVVRPSWVIGTGEVRLPDLGWVRLRSQAVAGAGTQTSDPETVPTPIRPANGTTAVRTAES from the coding sequence ATGGACGGCGACGGCGGACCTGCCGGGCGAGACGACCGGTCGGGGGGAGCGGCCGGCCACCTCGCCACCGAGCTCGCGAGCGCCGTCGTCGCCGTCTGCCTGGTCGGCCTGTTCCTCTTTGCGGTCAGCGGCGTCTGGCCCCCGCTGGTGGCCATCGAGAGCGCCAGCATGACCCCGAACATCGAGACGGGCGACATGGTGTTCGTCATGGACGAGGAGCGCTTCCCCGGGCCGGACGCACGCCACGGCGTCGTGACGGCGGCGGCCGGCGAACAGGACGGGTACGTCGCGTTCGGTCGCCCGGGCGACGTCATCGTGTTCATGCCCGACGGCGACGCGTCGGCGACGCCCATCATCCACCGTGCGATGCTGTGGGTCGACCGGGGCGAGAACTGGTACGACCGCGCCGACCCCGACGCCGTCGGGACGGCGACCGACTGCGCGGAGCTGCGGAACTGTCCGGCCCCCCACGCCGGGTTCGTCACGAAGGGGGACTTCAACGCCGAGTACGATCAGGCCGGCACCACGAGCACCGTTGTCCGCCCGTCGTGGGTCATCGGGACCGGCGAGGTCCGCCTCCCCGACCTGGGCTGGGTCCGCCTGCGCTCGCAGGCAGTGGCCGGGGCCGGGACGCAAACGAGCGACCCCGAGACCGTACCGACGCCGATCAGACCCGCCAACGGCACAACGGCGGTCCGGACAGCGGAAAGTTGA
- a CDS encoding Zn-ribbon domain-containing protein, protein MPHQCTNCARVFEDGSKEMLSGCPDCGGNKFQFQPSGADDPSPPDTDAEPPEPPGPDSSVARTVGKTAATVRDFVGGSDPEGAAGPAPADSGVGADAAMPDDGAAAAAEPGEDAAQASARGDVVSPDELPSDTSAESDEEHRFRPVGADPDPPEDPDEDPDRPDLQELRKELNDQFESIKVLEPGQYELNLMELYDREEYIVALQEDGRYSIQVPETYRE, encoded by the coding sequence ATGCCACACCAGTGTACGAACTGCGCGCGCGTGTTCGAGGACGGCTCGAAGGAGATGCTCTCGGGCTGTCCGGACTGTGGCGGGAACAAGTTCCAGTTCCAGCCCAGCGGCGCCGACGACCCATCGCCGCCGGACACCGACGCAGAACCTCCCGAACCGCCGGGTCCGGACAGCTCGGTCGCCCGCACGGTCGGGAAGACGGCCGCGACCGTCCGGGACTTCGTCGGCGGGTCCGATCCGGAGGGCGCGGCCGGACCCGCCCCGGCAGATTCGGGCGTGGGCGCCGACGCCGCGATGCCCGACGACGGCGCCGCGGCGGCCGCCGAACCCGGCGAGGACGCCGCGCAGGCGAGTGCGCGCGGCGACGTCGTCTCGCCGGACGAACTCCCCTCGGATACGTCCGCCGAGTCCGACGAGGAACACCGGTTTCGCCCCGTCGGCGCGGACCCGGACCCGCCCGAGGACCCCGACGAGGACCCGGACCGACCGGACCTCCAGGAACTCCGCAAGGAGCTCAACGACCAGTTCGAGTCCATCAAGGTGCTCGAACCCGGGCAGTACGAGCTCAACCTCATGGAGCTGTACGACCGCGAGGAGTACATCGTCGCCCTCCAGGAGGACGGCCGCTACTCCATCCAGGTCCCCGAGACGTACCGGGAGTGA
- a CDS encoding Sjogren's syndrome/scleroderma autoantigen 1 family protein, whose translation MSDFDKEAEREKLREKFEAEEERRQATEEMSELLLKGATMTNAHCSDCGDPVFRYDGQEFCPTCQKPITREPAEEDAEGGDGDDHIEVANPGDEARVQFGNQAESDDQTDDQPAGRADDPRQDAERADDPRGADEAQAQPGAAAGPRETVADADDPSPEDRPADVPRNGTEPEPAADESRSIPSADPSVSSRTIDENADVGGDVAAAERLLAQTLREFSQRAAQTDNPRRAREHLEAAREAAEALDALTY comes from the coding sequence ATGAGCGACTTCGACAAGGAAGCCGAACGCGAGAAACTCCGCGAGAAGTTCGAGGCCGAGGAGGAGCGACGCCAGGCCACCGAGGAGATGAGCGAACTGCTCTTGAAGGGCGCGACGATGACCAACGCCCACTGCAGCGACTGTGGCGACCCCGTCTTTCGCTACGACGGTCAGGAGTTCTGTCCGACCTGCCAGAAACCGATCACACGCGAACCGGCCGAGGAGGACGCCGAGGGCGGCGACGGGGACGACCACATCGAGGTCGCCAACCCCGGCGACGAGGCTCGCGTCCAGTTTGGCAACCAGGCGGAGTCGGACGATCAGACCGACGACCAGCCCGCCGGGCGTGCCGACGACCCACGACAGGACGCCGAGCGTGCCGACGACCCGCGCGGGGCCGACGAGGCGCAGGCGCAGCCCGGGGCTGCCGCCGGTCCACGTGAAACGGTGGCCGACGCCGATGACCCGAGTCCCGAAGATCGGCCGGCTGACGTGCCGAGGAACGGTACAGAACCCGAACCCGCGGCCGACGAGTCCCGGTCGATCCCCTCTGCCGACCCCTCCGTTTCATCTAGAACCATTGACGAGAATGCGGACGTCGGGGGGGACGTCGCCGCGGCCGAACGGCTCCTCGCACAGACGCTCCGGGAGTTCTCGCAGCGAGCGGCTCAGACGGACAACCCACGACGCGCTCGCGAACACCTCGAGGCAGCGCGCGAGGCCGCCGAGGCGCTGGACGCACTGACGTACTGA
- a CDS encoding Cdc6/Cdc18 family protein — protein sequence MTDESNDHDTDDGPTSGESGPLDDSSNLLDRSGADRSGTPDLDDIVLDNLDTGDEDASDEASRGLFDDLLEGEPIFENKEVLRPSYTPHKLPHREEQINNMATILVTALRGDTPSNILIYGKTGTGKTASAKFVSEELETTSQKYEVPCEVEYINCEVTDTQYRVLAQLANKFINKNLGVIEDRLADLSDLRSRVRDDSSVLAETSFASLDALEAEIDALEADRDEFEEVPMTGWPTDRVYSSFFDAVDYHERVVVIMLDEIDKLVEKSGDDTLYNLSRMNSELENSRVSIMGISNDLKFTDFLDPRVKSSLGEEEIVFPPYDANQLRDILQARADVAFKGDALSDDVIPLCAAFAAQEHGDARRALDLLRTAGELAERDQTDHVEEDHVRQAQEKIELDRVVEVVRTLPTQSKIVLFAIILLEKNGVRNINTGEVFNIYKNLCEEIDADVLTQRRVTDLISELDMLGIVNAVVVSKGRYGRTKEISLSVPTDETEAVLLSDSRLGDIEDVQPFVQARFDN from the coding sequence ATGACCGACGAATCCAACGACCACGACACCGACGACGGCCCGACGTCCGGCGAGAGTGGCCCGCTCGACGACTCGTCGAACCTCCTCGACCGTTCTGGCGCCGACCGGTCTGGCACGCCGGACCTCGACGACATCGTGCTCGACAATCTCGACACTGGCGACGAGGACGCCTCGGACGAGGCCTCCCGCGGCCTGTTCGACGACCTCCTCGAGGGTGAACCAATCTTCGAGAACAAGGAGGTGCTCAGGCCGTCGTACACCCCGCACAAACTGCCCCACCGCGAGGAGCAGATCAACAACATGGCGACCATCCTCGTGACGGCCCTGCGGGGCGACACCCCGTCGAACATCCTCATCTACGGGAAGACCGGGACCGGCAAGACCGCCAGTGCGAAGTTCGTCAGCGAGGAACTCGAGACCACCTCCCAGAAGTACGAGGTCCCCTGCGAGGTCGAGTACATCAACTGCGAGGTGACCGACACCCAGTACCGGGTGCTCGCCCAGCTAGCGAACAAGTTCATCAACAAGAACCTCGGGGTCATCGAGGACCGGCTCGCGGACCTCTCCGACCTGCGCTCGCGCGTGCGAGACGACTCCTCGGTGCTGGCCGAGACCTCGTTTGCGTCACTCGACGCACTCGAGGCGGAGATCGACGCCCTCGAAGCGGACCGCGACGAGTTCGAGGAGGTGCCAATGACCGGGTGGCCCACCGACCGCGTCTACTCTTCCTTTTTCGACGCCGTCGACTACCACGAGCGCGTTGTCGTCATCATGCTCGACGAGATCGACAAGCTCGTCGAGAAGTCCGGCGACGACACGCTCTACAACCTCTCGCGAATGAACTCCGAGCTGGAGAACTCGCGGGTCTCCATCATGGGCATCTCGAACGACCTGAAGTTCACCGACTTCTTGGACCCCCGCGTCAAGTCCAGCCTCGGCGAGGAGGAGATCGTCTTCCCGCCCTACGACGCCAACCAGCTGCGCGACATCCTCCAGGCCCGGGCCGACGTCGCGTTCAAGGGCGACGCACTCTCGGACGACGTCATTCCCCTGTGTGCGGCCTTCGCGGCCCAGGAACACGGCGACGCCCGCCGGGCGCTGGACCTCCTGCGGACGGCGGGGGAACTCGCCGAGCGCGACCAGACCGACCACGTCGAGGAGGATCACGTCCGACAGGCCCAGGAGAAGATCGAACTCGACCGCGTGGTGGAGGTCGTCCGCACGCTCCCCACCCAGTCGAAGATCGTCCTCTTTGCCATCATCCTCCTGGAGAAAAACGGCGTGCGCAACATCAACACCGGCGAGGTGTTCAACATCTACAAGAACCTCTGTGAGGAGATCGACGCCGACGTGCTGACTCAGCGCCGCGTCACGGACCTCATCTCTGAACTGGACATGCTCGGCATCGTCAACGCCGTCGTCGTCTCGAAGGGGCGCTACGGCCGGACCAAGGAGATCTCGCTGTCGGTCCCGACAGACGAGACGGAGGCCGTGTTGCTCTCTGACTCCCGGCTGGGCGACATCGAGGACGTCCAGCCGTTCGTCCAGGCACGCTTCGACAACTGA
- a CDS encoding dolichol kinase, producing MADEVARRLVHASGSAVPLAHLVAPGLVTWTVVKAFMALAVAVAVGLEFLRLSVGLDWAIYDRLTREYEQDNPAGYALYMVGMAAVAWAVGPAGMTTAIAVPAMLMLTVGDPISGLLGSADASNVKQAWVLFVMFGVCTLLAAPFVRPVAAVMGGAAATFADGVKPRIAGYVVDDNFSIPVLGAAAMWAGVVVVPV from the coding sequence ATGGCCGACGAGGTCGCCCGGCGACTGGTCCACGCCTCGGGGTCGGCGGTCCCGCTCGCGCATCTGGTGGCCCCCGGCCTCGTCACCTGGACCGTCGTGAAGGCCTTCATGGCGCTGGCCGTGGCGGTCGCCGTCGGCCTCGAGTTCCTCCGTCTCTCGGTCGGCCTCGACTGGGCCATCTACGACCGCCTGACCCGCGAGTACGAACAGGACAACCCCGCGGGCTACGCGCTGTACATGGTCGGGATGGCGGCCGTCGCCTGGGCGGTCGGCCCCGCCGGGATGACCACCGCCATCGCGGTCCCCGCGATGCTGATGCTCACCGTGGGCGATCCAATCAGCGGCCTGCTGGGCTCCGCGGACGCGAGCAACGTCAAGCAGGCCTGGGTACTGTTTGTGATGTTCGGCGTCTGCACCCTGCTGGCCGCGCCGTTCGTGCGCCCGGTCGCGGCAGTCATGGGTGGGGCCGCCGCGACCTTCGCCGACGGCGTCAAGCCCAGAATCGCCGGCTACGTCGTCGACGACAACTTCTCGATTCCGGTGCTGGGTGCGGCCGCGATGTGGGCCGGCGTGGTCGTCGTGCCGGTCTGA